Proteins encoded together in one Dechloromonas sp. HYN0024 window:
- a CDS encoding rhodanese-like domain-containing protein: MQQIRARQLAEWLADEGRPSPILLDVREPWEVELCQLAGSRNMPMHLVPTHCDEIDPGQEIVVICHHGGRSMQVAMFLERKGFGTVYNLMGGVEAWAGEVDSNMRRY, encoded by the coding sequence ATGCAACAGATTCGCGCACGACAATTAGCTGAATGGCTGGCTGACGAAGGTCGGCCCAGCCCTATCCTGCTGGATGTGCGCGAACCGTGGGAAGTCGAGCTTTGCCAGCTGGCGGGGTCGCGGAACATGCCAATGCACCTGGTGCCGACGCACTGCGATGAAATCGACCCCGGACAGGAAATTGTCGTCATTTGCCATCATGGTGGCCGCAGCATGCAGGTCGCCATGTTCCTCGAACGCAAAGGCTTCGGGACGGTCTATAACCTGATGGGCGGCGTCGAGGCTTGGGCTGGCGAAGTCGATTCCAACATGCGTCGTTATTGA
- a CDS encoding TolC family outer membrane protein: MKKLAWLLISPLLASPLFAADLMQVYREAQDNDPTYAAARATLDAGREKAPQARAGLLPSLTLSGNTVWNDTEISTHNGPTLSKPQYNSNGYQVSLSQPLFRWQNWVSYDQSKMQVAQAEANFVQARQDLILRVSQAYFDAIYAVENLKAVRANKAAIAQQLESAKKNFEVGTSTITDTHEAQARYDLAMAQEIAAESDLEVRQHALQAIIGKTPGQLATTRKSAELSMPQPSDMSQWVAAAEKDSITVQIQQAAADIAAREVDKQRAGHYPTVDLVANQGHSKSYASTLGLADTEYRNIGIQLNIPLFQGGLTVSRQREAAANRTAALSGLETARRGAALSARQYYLGVANGLAQVKALKAALVSSQSALESNKLGYEVGVRINIDVLNAENQVYVTRRDLAKATLDTLMSQLRLKASTGALGEDDVAQINALLDPSSAQ; encoded by the coding sequence ATGAAAAAACTCGCCTGGCTGTTGATCTCCCCCTTGCTCGCTTCTCCGCTGTTCGCGGCAGACCTCATGCAGGTCTATCGTGAGGCACAGGACAATGACCCGACCTACGCCGCAGCACGTGCGACGCTGGATGCCGGCCGAGAAAAGGCACCGCAGGCCCGTGCCGGCCTGCTGCCGAGCCTGACGCTGTCAGGTAATACGGTATGGAACGATACAGAGATCTCGACCCACAACGGCCCGACACTGTCAAAGCCGCAATACAACTCCAACGGTTATCAGGTAAGCCTGTCACAGCCGCTTTTCCGCTGGCAAAACTGGGTCTCCTACGACCAGTCGAAGATGCAGGTGGCGCAGGCCGAGGCCAATTTTGTCCAGGCCCGTCAGGATCTGATCCTGCGTGTATCGCAAGCCTATTTCGACGCCATTTACGCGGTCGAAAACCTCAAGGCCGTCCGCGCCAACAAAGCAGCCATCGCCCAGCAACTCGAATCAGCCAAGAAAAACTTCGAGGTTGGCACCTCGACCATCACCGACACGCATGAAGCGCAGGCCCGTTACGATCTGGCCATGGCGCAGGAAATTGCCGCTGAAAGCGACCTTGAAGTCAGGCAGCATGCCCTCCAGGCCATTATCGGCAAAACGCCCGGCCAACTCGCCACGACGCGCAAGAGTGCTGAGTTGTCGATGCCCCAGCCGAGCGACATGAGTCAGTGGGTCGCCGCTGCCGAAAAAGACAGCATCACCGTACAGATTCAGCAAGCGGCCGCCGACATCGCGGCACGTGAAGTGGACAAGCAGCGCGCCGGCCACTACCCGACCGTCGACCTGGTGGCCAATCAAGGGCATTCGAAAAGCTACGCTTCGACCCTTGGGCTGGCCGATACAGAATACCGAAATATCGGCATTCAACTGAACATTCCGCTGTTCCAGGGCGGTCTCACCGTGTCGCGTCAGCGCGAGGCGGCCGCCAACCGAACGGCAGCCCTTTCGGGGCTTGAAACGGCTCGCCGCGGTGCCGCGCTGTCAGCCCGCCAGTACTACCTGGGGGTCGCCAATGGGCTGGCTCAGGTCAAAGCACTGAAGGCCGCGCTGGTCTCGTCGCAGTCGGCCCTTGAATCAAACAAGCTCGGCTATGAGGTCGGCGTGCGCATCAACATCGATGTCTTGAATGCCGAAAACCAGGTCTATGTCACCCGTCGTGATCTGGCCAAGGCCACGCTCGACACGCTAATGTCGCAATTGCGCCTGAAGGCATCGACCGGCGCCCTCGGCGAAGACGACGTCGCCCAGATCAATGCCCTGCTGGACCCGTCCAGCGCGCAATAA
- the waaA gene encoding lipid IV(A) 3-deoxy-D-manno-octulosonic acid transferase, translated as MRLIYSLLLYLITPLIWLRLLWRGRKQPEYLQHLAERYGFYDQSAPEKLIWVHAVSVGETRAAQPLIEGLLAGWPGHRILLTGMTPTGREAGRQVYGDRVIQVYLPYDYPGAVDRFFRHFSPAFGVLMETEIWPNLLAAGKRRSVPIFLANARLSARSARGYRRFAALASPAFAALTGVAAQTAGDAERIIGLGASVVEVCGNLKFDVTPPADKLALGEEWRRAIGGRPIWLAASTREGEEILVLEAWRRVAVPDALLVLVPRHPQRFAEVAGLLQQRGLSVVRRSAGLPVAETQIWLGDSMGEMAAYFLLADLAFIGGSLLPLGGQNLIEAAACDCPVVVGPHTFNFKQATEDAIDASAALRVDDPEMLGLTVDRLLGQKSELAEMRLAAATFARAHRGAAARMVALIARWTGPAGH; from the coding sequence ATGCGCCTGATCTATTCCCTGCTTCTCTACCTCATCACGCCGCTGATCTGGCTGCGTCTCCTCTGGCGTGGCCGAAAGCAACCCGAGTATCTGCAGCATCTTGCTGAGCGCTACGGTTTCTACGATCAAAGTGCTCCCGAAAAGCTGATCTGGGTACATGCCGTATCGGTTGGCGAAACCCGCGCCGCCCAGCCACTGATCGAAGGATTGCTGGCTGGCTGGCCGGGGCATCGCATTCTGCTTACCGGAATGACGCCGACCGGACGGGAGGCTGGTCGGCAGGTCTATGGTGATAGGGTGATCCAGGTCTATCTGCCTTACGACTATCCGGGGGCGGTTGACCGGTTTTTCCGCCATTTTTCGCCGGCCTTCGGCGTCTTGATGGAAACCGAGATCTGGCCCAACCTGCTGGCTGCGGGCAAGCGTCGCAGCGTCCCGATCTTTCTCGCCAATGCCCGACTTTCGGCCCGCTCTGCGCGTGGCTACCGGCGTTTTGCCGCACTGGCCAGTCCCGCCTTTGCGGCGCTGACCGGGGTTGCTGCGCAGACTGCGGGAGACGCCGAGCGCATCATCGGGCTGGGCGCGAGTGTCGTCGAGGTTTGCGGCAACCTGAAATTTGACGTCACACCACCCGCCGACAAGCTGGCTCTGGGTGAAGAATGGCGACGGGCAATCGGTGGGCGGCCAATCTGGCTAGCCGCCAGCACGCGTGAGGGCGAGGAAATACTGGTGCTCGAGGCCTGGCGCCGGGTGGCGGTGCCCGATGCCTTGCTGGTGCTGGTGCCGCGCCATCCGCAGCGCTTTGCTGAAGTTGCCGGCTTGCTGCAACAGCGGGGGCTGTCAGTCGTTCGCCGCAGTGCCGGCCTGCCTGTGGCCGAGACACAAATCTGGTTGGGTGACAGCATGGGCGAGATGGCAGCCTATTTTTTGCTGGCTGACCTTGCCTTCATTGGCGGCAGCCTTCTGCCGCTGGGCGGGCAGAACCTGATCGAGGCGGCGGCCTGCGACTGCCCGGTCGTTGTCGGGCCGCATACGTTCAACTTCAAGCAGGCGACCGAGGATGCCATCGACGCCAGTGCGGCCTTGCGCGTTGATGATCCGGAGATGCTTGGGCTGACCGTTGACCGGCTGCTCGGACAAAAATCAGAACTGGCCGAAATGCGCCTGGCGGCTGCGACGTTTGCCCGCGCCCATCGAGGCGCAGCGGCTCGGATGGTGGCGCTTATTGCGCGCTGGACGGGTCCAGCAGGGCATTGA
- the waaC gene encoding lipopolysaccharide heptosyltransferase I produces the protein MLKVLLIKMSSMGDLVHNLPLVSDIRAHFPDARIDWVAEEAYSPIPALHPGINRVIPVAWRRWRRQLGQASTWQEMKAFVATLREVEYDLILDTQGLYKSAVIARLARGCIVGGDRHSIKEGGAALFYNKRLAIARSRHVIDRCRAVGAGALGYAADSLRVFGIEAEPLRADWLPKGPYCVLMHAASRPEKLWSEEYWVALGRYLHERGMFTALPWGSGEERARSERLAAQIPGAVVPPRMGLDVAAHFLAGARVVVGLDTGFTHFAAALSRPTIGIFCDSDGEQAAVQGGAYCESFGKKGQPPAYATILQAVDAALVSIA, from the coding sequence ATGCTCAAAGTCCTGCTGATCAAAATGTCATCGATGGGCGACCTCGTGCATAATCTGCCGCTGGTTAGCGACATTCGTGCCCATTTTCCTGATGCCCGCATCGACTGGGTGGCCGAAGAAGCCTACAGCCCGATACCTGCATTGCACCCGGGCATTAACCGGGTCATTCCGGTGGCCTGGCGGCGCTGGCGACGCCAGCTCGGGCAAGCCAGCACCTGGCAGGAAATGAAGGCTTTCGTGGCGACGCTGCGGGAAGTTGAATACGACCTGATCCTGGATACCCAGGGACTCTACAAGAGCGCTGTCATTGCCCGGCTGGCGCGCGGTTGCATCGTTGGCGGCGATCGTCACAGCATCAAGGAGGGTGGCGCCGCATTGTTCTACAACAAGCGTTTGGCGATTGCCCGCTCTCGTCACGTGATTGATCGTTGTCGGGCGGTGGGGGCCGGTGCGTTGGGTTATGCGGCCGATTCGCTACGGGTTTTTGGCATTGAGGCCGAGCCACTGCGGGCGGACTGGCTGCCGAAAGGCCCCTACTGTGTCCTCATGCATGCGGCGAGCCGACCTGAAAAGCTGTGGTCCGAGGAATACTGGGTGGCGCTCGGGCGTTATCTCCACGAGCGCGGCATGTTCACCGCTCTGCCCTGGGGCAGCGGTGAGGAACGTGCCCGCAGCGAACGTCTGGCGGCACAGATTCCCGGCGCTGTCGTGCCACCTCGGATGGGGCTCGATGTGGCGGCGCACTTTCTCGCCGGGGCCAGGGTCGTCGTCGGGCTGGATACCGGCTTTACCCACTTCGCCGCCGCTTTGTCGCGGCCAACCATCGGTATTTTCTGCGACTCTGATGGTGAGCAGGCCGCCGTGCAGGGCGGGGCCTATTGCGAGAGTTTCGGCAAGAAAGGGCAGCCACCGGCCTACGCGACTATCCTGCAGGCGGTCGATGCGGCTCTGGTTAGTATTGCTTAG
- a CDS encoding NAD-dependent epimerase, giving the protein MKILVTGAAGFIGMTTALRLLARGDEVVGLDNMNDYYEVSLKESRLQRLTAQPGFRFIKLDVADRAGMDQLFSKEKFDKVVHLAAQAGVRYSIQNPHAYVDSNLVGFVNVLEGCRHHKVQHLVYASSSSVYGGNTKMPFSEHDSVDHPVSLYAATKKANELMAHTYSHLYGLPTTGLRFFTVYGPWGRPDMSPFLFAGAILNDRPIDVFNHGNMQRDFTYIDDIVEGVIRSLDHNAERNPDYLPDEADPATSTAPYRVFNIGNNNPVQLLDFIGAIESAIGKKAEKRLLPMQDGDVPATFADTSLLNDWVGFAPSTPIQEGVNRFVAWYREYYSI; this is encoded by the coding sequence GTGAAAATTCTCGTTACCGGTGCCGCCGGGTTCATCGGCATGACTACTGCGCTGCGCCTCCTGGCGCGTGGCGACGAGGTGGTCGGCCTCGACAACATGAACGACTACTACGAGGTTTCGCTCAAGGAAAGCCGCCTCCAGCGGCTGACCGCGCAGCCGGGCTTTCGCTTCATCAAGCTCGACGTGGCCGACCGTGCCGGCATGGACCAGCTTTTCTCCAAGGAAAAATTCGACAAGGTGGTCCACCTGGCGGCCCAGGCCGGCGTCCGTTATTCGATCCAGAACCCGCACGCCTACGTCGATAGCAATCTGGTCGGTTTCGTGAACGTGCTTGAAGGCTGCCGCCACCACAAGGTCCAGCATCTGGTTTACGCATCCAGTTCGAGCGTCTACGGCGGCAATACCAAGATGCCTTTCTCCGAGCACGACAGCGTCGATCACCCGGTCAGCCTGTATGCCGCCACCAAGAAGGCCAACGAGCTGATGGCGCACACCTACAGCCATCTCTACGGCCTGCCTACCACCGGCCTGCGTTTCTTCACAGTCTATGGCCCGTGGGGCCGGCCGGACATGTCGCCCTTCCTGTTCGCCGGCGCCATCCTCAACGATCGCCCGATCGACGTCTTCAACCACGGCAACATGCAGCGCGATTTCACCTATATCGACGATATCGTCGAAGGCGTCATCCGCAGCCTCGACCACAACGCCGAGCGCAATCCGGACTATCTTCCGGATGAGGCCGATCCGGCCACCAGCACCGCGCCTTATCGCGTCTTCAATATCGGCAACAACAATCCAGTTCAGTTGCTTGATTTTATCGGCGCCATCGAATCGGCCATCGGCAAGAAAGCCGAAAAGCGCCTGCTCCCCATGCAGGATGGCGACGTTCCGGCGACCTTCGCAGACACCTCGCTGCTCAACGACTGGGTCGGCTTCGCCCCGTCCACGCCCATCCAGGAAGGCGTCAATCGCTTCGTCGCCTGGTATCGCGAGTACTATAGTATTTAG
- the glmS gene encoding glutamine--fructose-6-phosphate transaminase (isomerizing) codes for MCGIVAAAAGNNIVQVLIEGLKKLEYRGYDSAGLAVIGSNAIERVRSTGRVAELEAAAAGTSAVTGIAHTRWATHGVPSERNAHPHVSGNIAVVHNGIIENYESLRRELTAQGYVFTSDTDTESIAHLIQATLKSEPDLFTAVQIACRRLVGAYAIAVIDQNQPGKVIVAREGSPLLLGVSDTGSYAASDASALLQVTRNMVYLENGDIAELTAAKVRITRLDGTPVDRPVHVSQLSAAAVELGNYQHYMQKEIFEQPEALANTLEIVGGSKTIQPGIFGAEAGNLLSDVDSILILACGTSSHSGYTARYWLEAIAGMPCNVEIASEYRYRTSVPNPRQLIVAISQSGETADTLAALRHAKALGQTKTLAICNVPESAIVRECTLRFITRAGPEIGVASTKAFTTQLAALFLLTLVTAKVRNRLTPDQEATYIHQLRHLPVAVNKVLELEGEIKVWAQRFADKHHALFLGRGRHYPIAMEGALKLKEISYIHAEAYPAGELKHGPLALVDANMPVISVAPNDQLLDKLKSNLKEVQARGGELYVFADADSEIPASDGVHILRLPEHYGELSPILHVIPLQLLSYHAALVKGTDVDKPRNLAKSVTVE; via the coding sequence ATGTGTGGAATCGTCGCAGCAGCAGCCGGCAACAATATCGTCCAGGTACTAATCGAGGGTCTGAAGAAACTCGAATACCGTGGCTATGATTCAGCCGGCCTAGCCGTCATTGGCAGCAACGCCATCGAGCGCGTGCGCTCGACCGGCCGCGTCGCCGAACTGGAAGCAGCCGCAGCCGGAACCAGTGCCGTCACCGGCATCGCCCACACCCGCTGGGCAACGCACGGCGTGCCCAGCGAGCGCAACGCCCACCCCCACGTATCGGGCAATATCGCCGTCGTACACAACGGCATCATCGAGAATTACGAAAGCCTTCGCCGCGAATTGACGGCACAGGGCTACGTCTTCACGTCGGACACCGATACCGAAAGCATCGCTCACCTGATCCAGGCCACGCTAAAAAGCGAGCCCGACCTGTTCACCGCCGTGCAAATTGCCTGCCGCCGCTTGGTCGGTGCCTACGCCATCGCCGTCATTGACCAGAACCAGCCGGGGAAGGTCATCGTTGCCCGCGAGGGTTCGCCGCTCCTGCTCGGTGTCTCCGATACTGGCAGCTACGCGGCCTCCGACGCCTCGGCCCTGCTCCAAGTCACCCGCAACATGGTCTACCTGGAAAACGGCGACATTGCCGAACTGACCGCCGCCAAGGTTCGCATCACCCGCCTCGATGGCACACCGGTCGACCGTCCGGTGCATGTCTCCCAGCTTTCCGCTGCCGCTGTCGAACTGGGCAACTACCAGCACTACATGCAGAAAGAAATCTTCGAGCAGCCGGAAGCCCTGGCCAACACCCTGGAGATCGTCGGCGGCAGCAAAACCATCCAGCCTGGCATTTTCGGCGCAGAAGCCGGCAATTTGCTGTCGGATGTCGACTCGATCCTCATCCTCGCCTGCGGCACCAGCAGCCACTCCGGCTATACCGCCCGCTACTGGCTCGAAGCCATCGCCGGCATGCCGTGCAATGTCGAGATCGCCAGCGAATACCGCTACCGTACTTCGGTGCCCAATCCGCGCCAGTTGATCGTCGCCATCTCGCAGTCCGGCGAGACGGCCGACACGCTGGCCGCCTTGCGCCATGCCAAGGCTCTCGGCCAGACCAAGACGCTGGCCATCTGCAACGTACCCGAGTCGGCCATTGTCCGCGAATGCACCCTGCGCTTCATCACCCGCGCCGGGCCGGAAATCGGCGTCGCCTCGACCAAGGCCTTCACCACCCAGCTCGCTGCGCTCTTCCTGCTCACACTCGTTACCGCCAAGGTCAGGAATCGCCTGACGCCCGACCAGGAAGCCACCTACATCCACCAACTGCGCCACCTGCCGGTTGCCGTGAACAAGGTGCTTGAGCTCGAAGGGGAGATCAAGGTCTGGGCCCAGCGTTTTGCCGACAAGCACCATGCCCTCTTCCTCGGCCGTGGCCGCCACTATCCGATTGCCATGGAAGGCGCGCTCAAACTCAAGGAAATCTCCTACATCCACGCCGAAGCCTATCCCGCCGGCGAGTTGAAACATGGCCCGTTGGCCCTGGTCGACGCCAACATGCCGGTCATCTCGGTTGCCCCCAACGACCAGTTGCTCGACAAGCTCAAGTCAAACCTCAAGGAAGTCCAGGCGCGCGGCGGCGAACTCTATGTCTTTGCCGATGCCGACTCGGAAATTCCGGCATCGGATGGCGTCCATATCCTGCGCCTGCCCGAACACTACGGCGAGTTATCGCCCATCCTCCACGTCATTCCGCTGCAACTGCTGTCCTACCATGCCGCCCTGGTCAAGGGCACGGATGTGGACAAGCCGCGCAATCTGGCCAAGTCGGTGACGGTGGAATGA
- a CDS encoding symmetrical bis(5'-nucleosyl)-tetraphosphatase, with the protein MSTYAIGDIQGCYDSLQRLLERCAFDPASDRLWLVGDLVNRGPQSLNTLRFIKSLGPAAITVLGNHDLYLLMVAEGGAKFRGKDDTLQEILDAPDCDELLHWLRQQPLCHTEGEYCLVHAGLLPQWTAARARELAREVEITLQGPDFREFVLNLWGSEPAGWSDHLSSWPRLRVIVNAMTRMRFCTLDGIMEFKVKGKLANAPAGHVPWFDLPNRKSADSVLVTGHWSALGLKITPNLLALDSGCLWGGHLTAVRLEDRQVFQVNCSPTEAQPPKR; encoded by the coding sequence ATGTCCACTTACGCCATCGGCGACATCCAGGGCTGTTACGACTCGCTGCAGCGACTGCTTGAGCGTTGCGCCTTCGATCCGGCCAGCGACCGGCTGTGGCTGGTCGGTGATCTGGTCAATCGCGGCCCACAATCGCTGAACACCCTGCGCTTCATCAAGTCGCTCGGGCCGGCAGCCATTACCGTGCTCGGCAACCACGATCTCTACCTCCTCATGGTCGCCGAAGGCGGCGCGAAATTTCGCGGCAAGGACGACACCTTGCAGGAGATTCTTGATGCCCCGGACTGCGATGAGCTGCTCCACTGGTTACGTCAGCAGCCGCTTTGCCATACCGAGGGCGAGTACTGTCTGGTTCATGCCGGCCTGTTGCCGCAGTGGACCGCTGCCCGCGCCCGTGAACTCGCCCGCGAGGTGGAAATTACCCTGCAAGGCCCCGACTTCCGGGAGTTTGTCCTCAACCTGTGGGGCAGCGAACCGGCCGGCTGGTCGGATCATCTGAGCAGTTGGCCGCGCTTGCGCGTCATCGTCAATGCCATGACCCGGATGCGCTTCTGCACGCTGGATGGGATCATGGAGTTCAAGGTCAAGGGCAAGTTGGCAAACGCCCCGGCCGGTCACGTCCCCTGGTTCGATCTACCCAACCGGAAAAGTGCCGACTCGGTGCTGGTGACCGGCCATTGGTCAGCCCTCGGCCTGAAGATTACGCCAAACCTGCTGGCGCTCGACTCGGGCTGTCTGTGGGGGGGCCATCTGACCGCTGTGCGCCTGGAGGACCGGCAGGTATTTCAGGTGAATTGCTCACCAACGGAAGCCCAGCCGCCCAAGCGATAG
- a CDS encoding GNAT family N-acetyltransferase, translated as MENVHKAVGRSRPEKKSLAVGFARSQSDILDAQRLRYRVFAGEMGANLPSRTPGVDHDVYDPYCQHLVVRDTQTTEIVGTYRILTPDNARQVGYYSDNEFDLTRLQHLRSRLVEIGRSCVHPEYRTGATITLLWSGLAQFMIENSYDYLMGCASISMADGGHAAASLYNRLAADHLGPQEYRVFPRCPLPLAALQQDRPAETPPLIKGYLRAGAWICGEPAWDPDFNTADLPILMPMAKVSGRYAKHYLGQED; from the coding sequence ATGGAAAATGTCCATAAGGCGGTTGGTCGCAGCCGCCCCGAAAAGAAGAGCCTGGCGGTCGGCTTTGCCCGCAGCCAGAGCGATATCCTCGATGCCCAGCGCCTGCGTTACCGTGTCTTCGCCGGTGAAATGGGGGCCAATCTGCCGAGCCGCACGCCGGGTGTCGATCACGATGTCTATGACCCGTACTGTCAGCATCTGGTGGTGCGTGATACCCAGACCACCGAAATCGTCGGTACCTACCGCATCCTGACCCCGGACAATGCACGTCAGGTCGGCTACTACTCGGATAACGAATTCGACCTGACCCGTCTCCAGCACCTGCGTTCGCGTCTGGTCGAGATTGGCCGCTCCTGTGTGCATCCGGAATACCGGACCGGGGCAACGATCACCTTGCTGTGGTCCGGTCTGGCCCAGTTCATGATCGAGAACAGCTACGACTACCTGATGGGTTGCGCCTCGATCAGCATGGCCGATGGCGGCCACGCTGCCGCCAGCTTGTATAATCGCCTGGCTGCCGATCACCTCGGGCCGCAGGAATACCGCGTTTTTCCGCGTTGTCCGCTGCCTCTGGCTGCCCTGCAGCAGGACAGACCGGCCGAAACGCCGCCGCTGATCAAAGGCTACCTGCGGGCCGGTGCCTGGATCTGTGGTGAACCGGCCTGGGATCCTGATTTCAATACCGCCGACCTGCCTATCCTGATGCCGATGGCCAAGGTTTCCGGGCGTTATGCCAAGCATTATCTGGGACAAGAAGACTGA
- a CDS encoding carbohydrate kinase family protein, which yields MTTLICGSLAFDNIMVFPDRFKNHILPEQIHILNVAFLVPEMRREFGGCAGNIAYNLMLLGGQPMIMAAVGDDAAPYLERLDRLGLVRTHVRQVSGSFTAQAFITTDLDDNQITAFHPGAMSFSHLNKVESANASLGIVAPDGREGMMQHARDFASANVPFIFDPGQGLPMFNGDELLDFIELADYACFNDYEAKLLCDRTGRSLEQLAGSLKALIVTRGGEGSEIYADGVRHDIPCVQADQILDPTGCGDAYRSGLLYGIANGFDWLTTGRLAAVMGAIKIAHRGGQNHQPSREQIAERYRSAFGSMPW from the coding sequence ATGACAACACTGATCTGTGGTTCGCTGGCCTTTGACAACATCATGGTCTTTCCGGACCGTTTCAAGAATCACATCCTGCCCGAGCAGATTCACATTCTGAATGTTGCCTTTCTGGTTCCCGAGATGCGCCGGGAGTTCGGTGGCTGTGCCGGAAACATTGCCTACAACCTGATGCTGCTGGGCGGTCAGCCGATGATCATGGCTGCGGTAGGGGACGATGCCGCCCCCTACCTTGAGCGCCTTGATCGTCTGGGCCTGGTGCGCACACATGTCCGTCAGGTCAGCGGCAGTTTCACGGCCCAGGCTTTCATCACGACCGATCTTGACGACAACCAGATCACAGCTTTTCATCCGGGGGCGATGAGCTTTTCGCATCTGAACAAGGTCGAGTCGGCCAACGCCTCCCTCGGCATCGTGGCTCCCGATGGCCGTGAGGGCATGATGCAGCACGCCCGTGACTTTGCCAGCGCCAACGTTCCCTTCATCTTCGATCCGGGTCAGGGTCTGCCCATGTTCAATGGCGACGAACTGCTTGATTTCATTGAACTGGCTGATTATGCCTGTTTCAATGATTATGAAGCCAAGCTGCTGTGTGATCGCACCGGGCGCAGCCTTGAACAACTGGCCGGCAGCCTGAAGGCGCTGATCGTCACGCGCGGTGGCGAGGGGTCGGAAATCTACGCCGATGGTGTTCGCCATGACATTCCCTGTGTTCAGGCCGATCAAATTCTCGATCCGACCGGTTGCGGTGACGCCTACCGCTCGGGCCTCCTCTACGGTATCGCCAACGGTTTTGACTGGCTGACCACCGGCCGCCTCGCGGCGGTGATGGGGGCTATCAAGATCGCCCATCGCGGTGGCCAGAATCACCAGCCGAGCCGCGAGCAGATTGCTGAACGTTACCGTTCGGCTTTCGGGAGTATGCCCTGGTAA
- a CDS encoding DUF3426 domain-containing protein, which translates to MPGWDKALMRTRCPACTTVFRVTSEQLRLRAGKVRCGHCQAVFNAFDELVSEDNQPLIATPQVDESAGFEAALPAEPEMADKAQEIEPPAPEADFAEALPADHDTQALVESASGELTAEMEPSDGLEAPVDEAPDTVLPVAADPAELPIDTDTVLIQAPLDEPLVESPEESTQAARQAGLVAARELSDTSSFNRWSAGTLASDGLGGFAADSTRRPVWPFVLVAALLLTGLLGQLMYYFRTDIVLRIPATAGLYELAMVDIPLPRNATLVSIETSDLQSENARGLFVLQATLKNRAAYSQAWPALELSLTDTNDSVVSRRVMFAADYLPPGTTADAFQANGELAVKLSIEAKNIGASGYRLYLFYP; encoded by the coding sequence ATGCCTGGCTGGGATAAAGCCCTGATGCGGACACGCTGCCCGGCCTGTACCACGGTTTTCCGTGTGACATCCGAGCAGTTGCGCCTGAGGGCAGGCAAGGTTCGTTGCGGGCACTGTCAGGCGGTGTTCAACGCCTTCGACGAACTGGTCAGCGAGGACAATCAACCACTGATTGCTACCCCGCAGGTCGACGAATCTGCAGGCTTCGAAGCGGCACTGCCGGCGGAGCCGGAAATGGCGGACAAGGCTCAGGAGATCGAACCGCCGGCTCCGGAAGCAGACTTTGCCGAAGCGTTGCCGGCTGATCATGATACCCAAGCCTTGGTCGAGTCAGCATCTGGCGAGCTGACGGCGGAAATGGAGCCGTCTGATGGGCTAGAGGCGCCAGTCGATGAGGCTCCGGATACGGTGCTGCCGGTCGCTGCTGATCCAGCCGAACTGCCGATTGATACGGATACGGTTCTGATTCAGGCGCCGCTCGACGAGCCGCTCGTCGAGTCTCCCGAGGAGTCGACGCAGGCGGCGCGCCAGGCCGGGCTGGTGGCCGCGCGTGAGCTCAGCGATACCTCCTCGTTCAACCGCTGGTCAGCGGGGACGCTGGCCAGTGACGGTCTGGGCGGTTTTGCCGCTGATTCAACGCGGCGGCCAGTCTGGCCCTTCGTGCTTGTCGCGGCGTTGTTGTTGACCGGGCTGCTCGGTCAGCTGATGTATTACTTCCGCACCGACATCGTCCTGCGTATCCCCGCAACTGCCGGGCTTTACGAACTGGCGATGGTCGACATTCCATTGCCGCGCAATGCGACCCTGGTGTCGATTGAAACCTCCGATCTGCAATCTGAAAACGCGCGCGGCCTTTTCGTCCTGCAAGCCACGCTAAAGAACCGCGCAGCCTATTCCCAGGCCTGGCCCGCACTCGAATTGAGCCTGACTGATACCAACGACAGTGTGGTTTCGCGGCGTGTCATGTTTGCTGCCGACTACCTGCCGCCGGGCACCACCGCCGATGCCTTTCAGGCCAACGGTGAACTTGCCGTCAAATTGTCGATCGAGGCCAAGAACATCGGTGCCTCCGGCTACCGCCTTTATCTCTTTTATCCCTGA